TTTGCTCAACTAATATTTGCGTCACGGGGGAAAGTGCTAAACCATTTTCCGCAATGGTAGCTAATTCACTCTCATTAGATGCAATCCCACCGCCACTGCCACCCATGGTAAAGGCCGGACGCACAATTACTGGATAGCCTACATCTTGCGCAAAAGCGATTGCTTCAGCAGTCGTATGAGCAATGGCTGATCCAGGTACAGGTTCATGTAATTCTTGCATTAATGTCCGAAATTCTTCGCGATCTTCAGCTTGTTTGATTGCTGATAACTTGGTTCCCAACAATTCAATCTGCAATTCATCTAAAATCCCAGATTCAGCTAAAGCTACTGCCATATTCAGTCCTTGTTGGCCACCTAAAGTAGGCAAAATGGCTTCAGGCAATTCCTTGCGCAGAATTTGCGACACAAATTCTAAGGTTAAAGGTTCCAAATAAACCTTATCGGCGATTTTTTTGTCTGTCATAATAGTGGCCGGATTAGAGTTAACTAAGACTACTTGATAACCTAATTCTTTCAAAGCTAGACACGCTTGCGTGCCCGAGTAATCAAATTCAGCAGCTTGGCCAATAATAATCGGACCAGAACCAATAACCATTATTTTATGAATGTCAGTACGCTGTGTCATGGGAAGCCTCCTGTTGTGAATTGTTATCCATTAATTGAATAAATTGATCGAATAATGCGGCTGCATCATGTGGTCCGGGTGCAGCATCCGGATGAAATTGGACGGAAAAGGCTGGATATTGTTGATGCTGCAGACCTTCAACGGTTTGATCGTTAATTTCTTCGTGAGTTACTTTCAAATTTGTCGCCGTTAAAGACTGCCGACTAACCGCATAACCATGATTTTGCGAAGTAAAAGCAATATTACCAGTAGCTAAATTGCGCACTGGATGATTAAAACCGCGATGACCGAATTTCAACTTATAAGTATCAGCTCCATTAGCCAAGGCAAATAGCTGATGCCCTAGACAAATTCCAAATAACGGAACTTGTTGTTCTACTGTGCGAATCATTTCCAAAGCTTGCGGTACATCTTTAGGATCACCAGGGCCGTTACTTAATAAAACTCCATCAGGATTTAAGTTTAAAATTTCTGCTGCGGTACTGTCAGCCGGAACAACCGTAAAGTTACAATTGCGTTGAGCTAATTGCCGTAAAATAGAATTTTTCAAACCAAAGTCTACAACAACGACCTTATGTCCTGTAGCTGGACCAGGATAAGGATTTTTAGTCGTACTCATTGCTACTTGGTTATGAGGTAATTGCTGGTGTTGTAAATTTTGAATGGTGTTGTCATTCACTTGATTAACAATGGCTGCTTTTAAGGCTCCTTGTTGGCGAATATGTCGAGTTACAGCCCGTGTATCAATTCCACAAATGCCGGGGATTTGATGAATTTTCAGATATTCATCCAAGCTTAAAGTTTGGCGCCAATTGCTGGGGCGACGTGCTAATTCATGTACAACCACTGCTTGGCAGGTCGGCTGCAAAGATTCATCATCATCCCGATTAATCCCATAATTGCCAATCAATGGATAAGTAAACATCAAGATTTCCCCATTGTAGGATTGGTCGGTTATTGATTCTTGATAACCTGACATGCCTGTATTAAAGACCAACTCGCCGATGGTTTCACCAGGCGCACCAAAAGCCCAACCAGGATAGATACTGCCATCTTCTAAGACTAAGTAGCGTTTCATTATGCTTGCTCCTTTCGATAAACCCATTGTCCGCCAACCATCGTTGCTTGAATTGTTGCTGTTACTGGCGCACCAATAAAGGGCGAATTTAATCCCTGGGAATACATATGTTGTGCTGTAATTGTTGTTTCGTCTTGCACATTTAAAATGGTTAAATCAGCTGGCAATCCACTTGCTAGCTGACCCGCTTGAGTTAAATTGAAAACTTGTGCAGGTTTAACACTGAGCCA
The nucleotide sequence above comes from Bombilactobacillus bombi. Encoded proteins:
- a CDS encoding carbamoyl phosphate synthase small subunit, with translation MKRYLVLEDGSIYPGWAFGAPGETIGELVFNTGMSGYQESITDQSYNGEILMFTYPLIGNYGINRDDDESLQPTCQAVVVHELARRPSNWRQTLSLDEYLKIHQIPGICGIDTRAVTRHIRQQGALKAAIVNQVNDNTIQNLQHQQLPHNQVAMSTTKNPYPGPATGHKVVVVDFGLKNSILRQLAQRNCNFTVVPADSTAAEILNLNPDGVLLSNGPGDPKDVPQALEMIRTVEQQVPLFGICLGHQLFALANGADTYKLKFGHRGFNHPVRNLATGNIAFTSQNHGYAVSRQSLTATNLKVTHEEINDQTVEGLQHQQYPAFSVQFHPDAAPGPHDAAALFDQFIQLMDNNSQQEASHDTAY